The following coding sequences lie in one Schistosoma mansoni strain Puerto Rico chromosome 3, complete genome genomic window:
- a CDS encoding putative transmembrane 4 superfamily member, whose translation MALSFRSSKYLLITLNLLYLVIAFILVGVAAYARLSIYVTSVHIVGGIIACGVFLFVLAVAGLLGAIKHNQPILFFYIILLFGLFLVQFSVACACLSLSSDYQQILVETAWKQSSNNSKLTVMTAFKCCGFSRSDLSSSAALGYPPCKLAKLSCCDTPEGETAKCCQGSDVGNSTFCPCTTACWTVIQERLSTGVRVTGATSLFFSVIELLGVWTALRYRHQRDPLLDPNSVL comes from the exons ATGGCCCTCAGTTTTAGATCTTCTAAATACTTACTCATAACTCTAAACTTACTCTACCTA GTTATTGCTTTCATTCTTGTTGGCGTTGCTGCATATGCCCGGCTAAGCATTTATGTGACGAGCGTTCATATTGTTGGTGGTATAATAGCTTGTGGAGTCTTCCTCTTTGTGCTTGCTGTAGCTGGATTGTTGGGCGCTATCAAACATAACCAGCCAATATTATTTTTC TATATAATCCTACTTTTCGGCCTCTTTCTCGTCCAATTTTCTGTAGCATGCGCTTGTCTATCACTCTCTAGTGATTATCAACAGATTTTAGTTGAGACAGCGTGGAAACAAAGCTCCAATAACTCAAAACTAACTGTCATGACGGCGTTTAAATGCTGTGGTTTCAGTAGATCCGATCTGTCTTCATCTGCCGCATTGGGATATCCCCCGTGCAAGTTAGCCAAG CTGTCTTGCTGCGATACACCTGAGGGTGAAACTGCTAAATGCTGCCAAGGTTCAGATGTGGGGAATAGCACGTTCTGCCCATGTACTACAGCTTGTTGGACTGTAATTCAAGAACGGTTATCAACTGGTGTCCGAGTTACTGGTGCCACTAGCCTTTTCTTCAGCGTCATTGAA CTTTTAGGAGTATGGACGGCTCTTCGCTATCGGCACCAACGTGATCCCTTACTTGATCCAAACAGTGTTCTCTGA